One Cygnus atratus isolate AKBS03 ecotype Queensland, Australia chromosome 6, CAtr_DNAZoo_HiC_assembly, whole genome shotgun sequence DNA segment encodes these proteins:
- the COL18A1 gene encoding collagen alpha-1(XVIII) chain isoform X2, with protein MRPRCPPRRLPLLGLFVLLLPAASQEPENLSTEVSLLELIGDPPPEEILKIYGPDNNPGYVFGPNANTGQVARYHLPSPFYRDFSLLFHIQPTTPRAGVLFAITDSLQSIIYVGVKLSDLHAGKQQIIFYYTEPGSQSSYAAATFTVPTLLNQWTRFAISVEEDEVVLYLDCEEYERVRFERSPDEMELEEGSGLFVAQAGGADPDKYQGVIADLKLRGDPRAAEHQCEEEEDDAEASGDFGSGAEDRRQPSGKDGGVPGLVDAVPVTSPPVAADSGSRSGAGSPQQAERTRAEERLRVPAGGPSPVSTGAGPKGEKGEKGERGLKGDSGTGGVLGMGSTKGEKGQKGELGIKGSAGFGYPGSKGQKGEPGEPGPPSRHTDGAVLEPVTGPPGPTGPPGLPGKEGAPGRDGEPGDPGEDGKPGVMGPQGFPGTPGEPGLKGEKGDPGVGPRGPPGLPGPPGPPGPSFKQDRLTFIDMEGSGFGSDLETVRGPRGPPGPPGPPGVPGLPGEPGRFGMNSTDLPGPPGLPGRDGVPGSPGPEGPQGPPGKDGMPGPPGPKGERGDVGDLGLPGAPGPKGSKGDTGPAGAPGEMGLAGLPGPIGPRGQPGPPGPPGPPGPAYEAGFADMEGSGLPLAAGSPGPRGPDGPQGVPGLPGIKGEVGSPGQPGLPGPKGDAGMPGVDGRPGLEGFPGPQGPKGDRGSPGEKGERGQDGVGLPGPPGLPGPPGQVVYISGEDRSLAALPGPEGRPGHAGFPGPVGPKGDQGSPGLQGSPGLKGEKGEPGVIISPDGTIVAANVKGEKGEPGLQGPMGPSGPHGRAGLKGEIGFPGRPGRPGMNGLKGEKGDPADIGGMLGLRGPPGPPGPPGPPGPPGSIVYGSNNAFSDASRPALPAFPGFHQFPGQKGEKGDMGAPGPPGQFPYDLSRFSASLRGDKGEAGPKGEKGEPGSTALYGPSVMGPPGPQGYPGLPGPKGDSIVGPPGPPGPQGPPGIGYEGRQGPPGPPGPPGPPSFPGPHRPAISIPGPPGPPGPPGPPGTSGTSLGLRALPTYQAMLSAAHELPEGGLVFLADRQELYVRLRGGFRRVLLEEHTLVPSSALDNEVYDKPPSVHYGGSQHPLQPRGPLHPLRNHSPPPTARSWRGDEVLANQHRLPQPPLLQQHELLNSYYVQRRPDPAPVAAHVHQDFQPALHLVALNTPLSGGMRGIRGADFQCFQQARQVGLAGTFRAFLSSRLQDLYSIVRRADRATVPIVNLRDEVLFSNWEALFTGSEAPLRADARILSFDGRDVLRDSAWPQKSVWHGSDAKGRRLPESYCEAWRTEERSTSGQASSLSSGKLLEQAASSCQHAFIVLCIENSFMTAAKK; from the exons AGAACCTGAGCACCGAGGTCAGCCTCCTGGAGCTGATCGGAGACCCCCCGCCAGAGGAGATCCTCAAAATCTACGGCCCCGACAACAACCCCGGCTATGTCTTTGGACCCAATGCCAACACGGGCCAGGTGGCTCGGTACCACCTGCCCAGCCCCTTCTACCGGgacttctctctcctcttccacatCCAGCCCACCACCCCCCGGGCTGGCGTGCTCTTTGCCATCACGGACTCCTTGCAGAGCATCATCTACGTGGGCGTCAAGCTCTCGGACCTGCACGCGGGCAAGCAGCAGATCATCTTCTACTACACAGAGCCGGGCTCGCAGAGCTCCTACGCGGCGGCCACCTTCACCGTGCCCACGCTGCTCAACCAGTGGACGCGCTTCGCCATCAGCGTGGAGGAGGACGAAGTTGTCCTCTACCTGGACTGCGAGGAGTACGAGCGGGTCCGCTTCGAGCGCTCCCCGGATGAGATGGAGCTGGAAGAAGGCTCCGGGCTCTTCGTTGCTCAGGCTGGGGGGGCTGACCCAGATAAATACCAG GGTGTGATTGCTGACCTGAAGCTCCGAGGGGACCCGCGGGCAGCCGAGCACCAgtgcgaggaggaggaggacgacgCCGAG GCATCTGGAGATTTTGGCAGCGGGGCAGAGGACAGGCGCCAGCCCTCGGGGAAGGACGGG GGTGTCCCGGGGCTGGTGGATGCTGTCCCCGTCACCTCCCCACCCGTGGCAGCGGACAGCGGGTCGAGGAGTGGCGCAGGTTCCCCACAGCAGGCGGAGAGGACCAGAGCGGAGGAGAGGCTGCGGGTCCCTGCGGGAG GTCCCTCTCCTGTGTCCACAGGCGCTGGccccaaaggagaaaaaggggagaaaggTGAACGTGGCCTGAAAGGGGACTCGGGGACCGGTGGCGTCTTGGGGATGGGCAGCACCAAGGGCGAGAAG GGGCAAAAAGGTGAACTGGGCATCAAG ggCAGCGCTGGCTTTGGCTATCCTGGCTCCAAGGGCCAGAAAGGCGAGCCCGGTGAGCCCGGCCCCCCCTCGCGGCACACCGATGGCGCAGTGCTGGAGCCAGTCACCGGCCCCCCTGGCCCCACCGgccccccagggctgccagggaaggaaggggccCCTGGCAGGGACGGCGAGCCC GGCGATCCCGGCGAGGATGGCAAACCC GGCGTGATGGGGCCCCAGGGGTTCCCCGGGACACCAGGAGAGCCCGGGCTGAAGGGGGAGAAG gGTGACCCCGGTGTGGGGCCAAGGGGCCCCCCAGGACTGCCAGGTCCCCCCGGACCACCGGGACCCTCCTTCAAGCAGGACAGGCTG ACATTCATCGACATGGAGGGCTCCGGGTTTGGCAGTGACCTGGAGACCGTGAGG GGCCCGCGAGGGCCACCCGGTCCGCCGGGGCCCCCTGGTGTGCCCGGCTTGCCAGGGGAGCCAGGACGGTTTGGGATGAACAGCACAGACCTGCCAGGACCACCGGGGCTGCCCGGCAGAGATGGGGTCCCCGGGTCCCCGGGGCCAGAG GGTCCTCAAGGTCCTCCTGGAAAAGACGGGATGCCTGGGCCACCAGGGCCCAAAGGAGAGCGG ggtGACGTGGGTGACCTCGGCCTCCCCGGAGCACCAGGACCCAAG GGCAGCAAGGGAGACACGGGGCCAGCAGGCGCCCCAGGAGAGATGGGGTTAGCTGGCCTTCCCGGGCCCATCGGACCCCGAGGGCAGCCAGGCCCCCCTGGCCCACCGGGGCCACCGGGGCCGGCGTACGAGGCTGGATTT gCCGACATggagggctcggggctgccgcTCGCCGCCGGCTCCCCTGGACCGCGCGGGCCCGACGGACCTCAG GGCGTGCCAGGACTGCCGGGGATCAAGGGGGAGGTCGGCAGCCCCGGGCAGCCTGGTTTGCCGGGACCGAAG GGGGACGCTGGCATGCCTGGCGTGGATGGCCGCCCTGGCCTGGAGGGCTTCCCTGGACCGCAG GGACCCAAAGGCGACAGAGGCAGCCCCGGTGAGAAG GGCGAGCGAGGCCAAGATGGAGTGGGGCTGCCCGGTCCCCCCGGCCTGCCTGGCCCCCCCGGACAGGTCGTCTACATCTCGGGTGAAGAC AGGTCTTTGGCGGCTCTGCCGGGCCCAGAG GGCAGACCAGGCCACGCCGGCTTCCCG GGCCCGGTGGGACCAAAAGGGGACCAGGGCTCGCCTGGCTTgcagggctccccagggctgaaG ggagagaagggagagccCGGCGTCATCATTAGCCCAGACGGGACCATCGTTGCCGCTAATGTGAAAGGAGAGAAG ggggagccagggctgcagggaccGATGGGCCCGTCT gGCCCCCACGGACGAGCAGGGCTGAAGGGAGAAATTGGCTTTCCGGGCAGACCC GGGCGTCCCGGCATGAATGGGCTGAAGGGCGAGAAGGGCGACCCGGCAGACATCGGCGGCATGCTGGGCCTGCGG GGTCCCCCTGGTCCCCCAGGTCCCCCCGGCCCTCCTGGGCCTCCTGGCAGCATAGTCTATGGCAGCAACAAT GCTTTCAGTGATGCCAGCCGTCCTGCACTGCCGGCCTTCCCGG GTTTCCACCAGTTCCCAGggcaaaagggagagaaaggagacatGGGTGCCCCAGGGCCCCCAG GCCAGTTCCCCTACGACCTGAGCCGCTTCAGCGCCAGCCTGCGG GGTGACAAGGGGGAGGCAGGTCCCAAGGGTGAGAAGGGCGAGCCGGGCAGCACCGCACTGTATGGCCCCAGTGTCATGGGGCCACCAGGGCCCCAGGGCTACCCGGGTCTGCCG GGTCCCAAGGGGGACAGCATCGTTGGGCCACCGGGGCCTCCAGGACCGCAGGGACCCCCCGGCATCGGATACGAGGGGCGGCAGGGCCCTCCTggccctcccggcccccccgggccACCCTCCTTCCCAGGCCCCCACAGACCAG CTATCAGCATCCCTGGCCCCCCCGGACCGCCGGGGCCCCCCGGACCCCCGGGCACCAGCGGGACGTCCCTGGGG CTGCGCGCCCTGCCCACGTACCAGGCCATGCTGAGCGCTGCGCATGAGCTGCCCGAGGGGGGGCTCGTCTTCCTGGCTGACCGGCAGGAGCTCTATGTCCGCCTGCGCGGGGGCTTCCGCAGGGTCCTG ctggaggagcatACCCTGGTCCCCAGCTCGGCACTG GACAATGAGGTGTACGACAAGCCGCCCAGCGTCCACTACGGGGGGTCCCAGCaccccctccagccccgcggGCCCCTGCACCCCCTGCGCAACCACAGCCCCCCGCCCACCGCCCGGTCGTGGCGCGGGGACGAAGTGTTGGCCAACCAGCACCGCCTGCCCCAGCcgcccctgctgcagcagcacgagCTCCTCAACAGCTACTACGTCCAGCGCCGGCCGGATCCGGCCCCTGTGGCCGCCCACGTGCACCAGGATTTCCAGCCTGCT CTGCACCTGGTGGCCCTGAACACGCCGCTGAGCGGCGGCATGCGTGGCATCCGGGGCGCTGACTTCCAGTGCTTCCAGCAAGCCCGGCAGGTCGGGCTGGCCGGCACCTTCCGCGCCTTCCTCTCCTCCCGCCTGCAGGACCTGTACAGCATCGTGCGCAGGGCTGACCGTGCCACCGTGCCCATCGTTAATCTCCGG GACGAGGTGCTCTTCAGTAACTGGGAGGCTCTCTTCACCGGCAGCGAGGCCCCGCTGCGGGCTGATGCCCGCATCCTCTCCTTCGATGGCCGGGACGTCCTGCGGGATTCGGCATG GCCGCAGAAGAGCGTCTGGCATGGCTCAGACGCCAAGGGCCGGCGCCTGCCCGAGAGCTACTGCGAGGCATGGCGGACGGAGGAGCGCAGCACCAGCGGGCAGGCCTCCTCACTGAGCTCGGGCAAGCTCCTGGAGCAGGcggccagcagctgccagcatgCCTTCATCGTCCTCTGCATCGAGAACAGCTTCATGACCGCTGCCAAAAAATGA